The following are encoded in a window of Penicillium oxalicum strain HP7-1 chromosome II, whole genome shotgun sequence genomic DNA:
- a CDS encoding Eukaryotic translation initiation factor 3 subunit C, with the protein MSRFFYRGGSDSESSSSDEEEELYERSEEESSEEESSDQSDSGSDSDDSDDEASAKGGAAAFLKDDSDSEEEEEEEKVTVVKSAKDKRLEGLESTIKLIENAEKINDWAVISTEFDNLNRQIVKITQTGPVPKIYVQAVADLEDFVNESVAKQKASNKKMNASNQKGFNAVKQRIKKNNKDYAAQIEKYRANKDEFMESDEEVEKPAAAAPKPTKVEKIQNLAAAAAAAAAEDEEFTTVSRGGKTHYTPESILKHLRVIVESRGKKNTDRLEQIKTMEKLLAVATTPYQRIRVYLTLISTRFDLTSSSANYMSPEQWKSADKEFGSLLSVLEENRNLVVSENAEEWEDDEKQPQISEGETFYIPGSIVSYIERLDDELTRSLQQIDPHTAEYIERLSDEQQLYNNIVRAQLYLENLNTSDKTDARQDSVNRTIIRRLEHVYFKPSQVVSILEEATWKALPEQLDSTITPRKNVGDVNALLQTLCHYLFQNSDGIIRARSMLCQIYFLALHDQYYRSRDLMLMSHLTENISNFDVSTQILFNRTLVQIGLCAFRAGLIYEAQNTLGEICGSGRQKELLAQGIIMQRYSTVSPEQERLERQRQLPFHMHINLELLECIYLTSSMFLEVPLMAQTSSSPEMRRRMISKTFRRMLDYNERQVFTGPPENTRDGVIMSAKFLAAGDWKQAASMLSSIKIWDLMPQPEKVKEMLSAQTQEEGLRTYLFTYAPFYDSLSISSLADMFELPAKKITAIISRMISHEELAAALDQVNNAIVFRKGVELSRLQSQIVTLADKSMGLLESNEKTLEQRTQGMANAFQREQGPGNRGRGGGRGGGGQGRGGARIPGQQGRRPGGQQFGGGALGGAIKA; encoded by the exons ATGTCTCGATTCTTCTACCGCGGTGGTAGCGACAGCGAGTCCAGCTCCtcggacgaagaggaggagctctaTGAGCGCTCCGAGGAGGAATCAAGCGAGGAGGAATCTTCCGACCAGTCCGACTCCGGCTCTGACTCCGACGACTCCGACGACGAGGCGAGCGCGAAGGGCGGTGCCGCCGCTTTCTTGAAGGATGATTCTGAcagcgaggaggaggaagaggaggagaaggtcaCAGTTGTGAAGAGTGCCAAGGACAAGCGATTGGAGGGTCTGGAGAGCACCATCAAGTTGATCGAAAATgccgagaagatcaacgacTGGGCTGTTATTTCGACTG AGTTCGACAACCTGAACCGCCAGATCGTCAAGATCACTCAGACTGGCCCCGTTCCCAAGATCTATGTCCAGGCCGTTGCTGATCTCGAGGACTTCGTCAACGAGTCCGTCGCCAAGCAGAAGGCTtccaacaagaagatgaacGCTAGCAACCAGAAGGGATTCAATGCCGTCAAGCAGCgtatcaagaagaacaacaagGACTACGCCGCCCAGATCGAGAAGTACCGTGCCAACAAGGACGAATTTATGGAGAGCGATGAGGAGGTTGAGAAGCCTGCCGCCGCTGCCCCTAAGCCCACCAAAGtcgagaagatccagaacctcgctgctgccgccgccgcggccgctgccgaggatgaggagtTCACCACTGTCAGCCGTGGTGGAAAGACTCACTACACCCCTGAGAGCATTCTCAAGCACCTCCGTGTCATTGTTGAGTCCCGAGGAAAGAAGAACACCGACCGTCTCGAGCAGATCAAGACAatggagaagcttctcgccGTTGCGACCACTCCTTACCAGCGTATCCGTGTCTACCTGACCTTGATCTCCACCCGTTTCGACCTGACGTCTTCTTCCGCCAACTACATGAGCCCCGAGCAGTGGAAGTCTGCTGATAAGGAGTTTGGCTCTCTCCTGTCCGTCCTGGAGGAGAACCGCAACCTGGTCGTCAGCGAGAATGCTGAGGAGtgggaggatgatgagaagcaACCCCAGATCTCTGAGGGCGAGACTTTCTACATCCCCGGCAGCATTGTCTCATATATTGAGCGTTTGGATGACGAGCTTACCCGCTCTCTGCAGCAGATTGACCCCCACACTGCTGAATACATTGAGCGCTTGAGCGACGAGCAGCAATTGTACAACAACATTGTCCGCGCTCAGCTCTACCTTGAGAACTTGAACACTAGCGACAAGACCGACGCCCGACAAGACAGCGTGAACCGCACGATCATCCGCCGCTTGGAGCACGTCTACTTCAAGCCCTCCCAAGTTGTTTCCATCTTGGAGGAAGCGACCTGGAAGGCCCTTCCCGAGCAGCTCGATTCCACCATTACCCCACGCAAGAATGTCGGCGACGTCAACGCCCTTCTCCAGACTCTCTGCCACTACCTGTTCCAGAACAGCGATGGCATCATCCGCGCTCGCTCGATGCTTTGCCAGATCTACTTCCTCGCCCTGCACGATCAGTACTACCGCTCTCGTGACCTGATGCTCATGTCGCACTTGACTGAGAACATCTCCAACTTTGACGTCAGCACCCAGATTCTTTTCAACCGCACCCTGGTTCAGATTGGTCTGTGCGCTTTCCGCGCCGGTCTGATCTACGAGGCTCAAAACACCCTCGGGGAGATCTGCGGCTCTGGCCGTCAAAAGGAGCTGCTGGCCCAGGGTATCATCATGCAGCGCTACTCCACCGTCTCTCCTGAGCAGGAGCGTCTTGAGCGTCAGCGCCAGCTACCCTTCCACATGCACATCAACCTCGAGCTCCTCGAGTGCATCTACCTCACCTCCAGCATGTTCCTTGAGGTCCCCCTTATGGCGCAGACTTCCTCCTCGCCCGAGATGCGCCGCCGCATGATCTCTAAGACCTTCCGCCGCATGCTCGACTACAACGAGCGCCAGGTGTTCACCGGACCCCCTGAGAACACTCGTGACGGTGTGATCATGTCCGCCAAGTTCCTCGCTGCCGGTGACTGGAAGCAGGCTGCCTCGATGCTGTCTTccatcaagatctgggatctGATGCCCCAGCCGGAGAAGGTCAAGGAGATGCTCTCTGCCCAGACACAAGAAGAGGGTCTGCGCACCTACCTCTTCACCTATGCTCCCTTCTATGAcagtctctccatctcctcgctgGCCGATATGTTCGAGCTGcctgccaagaagatcacCGCTATCATCAGCCGTATGATCTCCCACGAGGAGCTCGCTGCTGCCCTGGACCAGGTCAACAACGCCATTGTCTTCCGCAAGGGTGTTGAGCTGTCTCGCCTGCAGTCCCAGATCGTCACGTTGGCTGACAAGTCTATGGGTCTGCTCGAGTCCAACGAGAAGACTCTTGAGCAGCGTACCCAAGGTATGGCCAACGCTTTCCAGCGTGAGCAGGGTCCCGGTAACCGCGGTCgaggtggtggtcgtggcggtggtggccaAGGCCGTGGTGGTGCTCGCATTCCTGGTCAGCAGGGTCGGAGACCTGGTGGCCAGCAATTCGGCGGTGGTGCATTGGGTGGTGCAATCAAGGCTTAA